From Planktothrix serta PCC 8927:
AACGGGTTAAGGAAGATCGGAGTTTAGTCATCTTTAGATGACTTCAGCTTTTAGCCCGAAATGCGCGTTCAGGGTATAGCTTTATTATATTAACCCTGAAATTGCGATAACAACCAAGCACTAACTTTACCATGATTGGTTTGACGACTACGACGAAATGCTTCCTCTAATATCCCCATTTGTAACCCAGGTAAAACGTGAGATTTTTTAATTCTATAACTACCTTGATTTTTAACCTCAAATGCAATAACTTTAACCGCTTGTACATCAATAATCCAATATTCTTGTACCCCCAAAGATTCATAAAGTAACCTTTTTTCGCCCTTATCATCTGCTAAAGAAGAATAGGCAACTTCTATGACTAAATCAGGCGACAGAAACTGATCTAAATCAATAATTGGGGTTTCCCAAGGAATGATTTCTGCATTGTCAGCAATATAAAAAGAAGCATCGGGTTGGGCTTCGTTAAACCCTGTTTTACGGTAGGTGCAGTTATCATGAGCATCTAAATCAATATTCCGCAATGCAGCAAATAGATAAAGGGCGGCGATAATGGTGGCGTGATCACGAGAATGGGGGTTTCCTAGGGGCGACATTTCTAACCTCATGCGTCCATTAAAATAGTAACCTCTGGCGTTAGCATAGGCGGGATTATCTAATGCAGCGAGGTATTCTTCCCAGGTTGCTGTTACCCAGGTATCGGTCAGGAGTTGGGTTTGAATAGGACTCATAAGGGTATTATTGATCAGCGATCGCTTTGATTTTAACAAAATTGTAACTAAGTTTTTTGGTTTAAGCGATCGCTTCCCTACAATCATTTTTTAAATAAATTGTTATAATGATGATTACCCCCCACTTGCAAGCTAAAATAGGTTATCCCAAACAACTATAAACTTTAATAAAAATGATACAATCATTGATTCAATTGCACGATTATTTTCATGTTCTTGCTTCTGATGATATCCGAATTAAAGGAACACGCATCAGCATTGAACAGATTTTGTATGAATATCTGTATAATCATCAGTCCCCTGAAGAAATTCAAAAGCATTTTACAACAGTTACATTAGAACAAATTTATGCCACTATTCTTTATTATTTTAGAAATCAAGAACAGGTTTCTGATTATTTAGAAAATTGGTTAACAGCTACGAATCAAGCTGAAGCAGAACATGATCAAAATCCCCCTACTGTTGTCAAAAGATTGTTGAAGTTAAAAGCTGAACAGGAAGTATATAGCAATCCCAAATGATTTGTGATAAAAACTTGTAGGGGTGGCGTCCCTCCCAACCCAGGCACCAAGAGGGTTGGGAGGGACGCCACCCCTACGATAAAATATTACAACCTATTTAGGACTGCTATAGCTGTTTGTCTCAAACTTTATTATATTAACCCTGAAATTGCGATAACAACCAAGCACTAACTTTACCATGATTGGTTTGACGACTGCGACGAAATGCTTCCTCTAATATCCCCATTTCTAACCCCGGTAAAACTTGAGATTGTTCAATTCTATAACTTCCTAGATTTTCAACTTTAAACGCCATTATTTTAACGGCTTGTACATCAATAATCCAATATTCCTGTACCCCTAAAGATTCATAAAGTAACCGTTTTTCCCCTTGATCATCTGCTAAAGAAGAATAGGCAACCTCTATGACTAAATCTGGGGGCGGAAACTGATCTAAATCAATAATTGTCGTTTCCCAAGGAATGATTTCTGCATTCACTCCAATATAAAAAGAAGCATCGGGTTGTGCTTCGTTAAAACCTGTTTTACGGTAGGTGCAGTTATCATGACCATCTAAATCAATTCCTCGCAGACTGGCAAATAAACCGATAGCCAAACAAATAATAAAGTGATCACGAGAATGGGGGTTTCCAAGGGGTGACATTTCTAACCTCATGCGTCCATTAAAATAGTAACCTCTGGCGTTAGAATAGGCGGGATTATCTAATGCAGCGAGGTATTCTTCCCAGGTTGCTGTTACCCAGGTATCGGTCAGGAGTAAAGTTTGAATAGGACTCATAAGGATATTATTGATCAGCGATCGCTTTTATTTTAACAAATTTAAACAGAACTGACTGAGCGCTCCTGCATAAATTTCTCCACTTCTTCTAAGGAAGTTTGTAATAATAAAACATCCCCCTCTTTTAACTTCAAGGATTTATTGACAGATTTATAAAGGTTTCCTTGTCTTCTAATAGCAATAATTCCGGTTGAATTATCCGTTAATTCTTCAGGAGTTAACAATAAACCAACTAAAGGAGATGTTTCTTCCAACGGAACCCAACGAATGGTTTCTCGACTTAACCAAGACGCTTGACCCATTAAAGTTTTAAACAGATCAATTTCATCCTTTGAACCTACAGCTAATACCCGATCATTGACCTGAAATTGAGTGTCCGCCGTCGGATAATTTAACTTTTCGTTTTCCCGTTCAATTTCCATAATTGTTACCCCGGTTAGATGACGAATATTCGCCTTTGCTAAGGTTAATCCCACTAAAGGAGAATCGGGGTGAATTCCGACCCAATTGGTGTTTAAATTCTCCCTTACTTCTTGTAACGCTCTTAATTCTAAATTCGTGACTTTTTCGGGTAGAACACTGCGATAACGTCCGGTACGAATTGAGCGAATGACTGATTGAATAATATCGGTATTTTTTCCTAATACAGCTAACACATTTGCCCCTATTTCTAAGGCGGCTTCAAATTCCGGTTGTACCACTTCCCACGCCCCTAATTGCGCTAAAATTTCTACTTCTGTATTTTCATGGGCACGAACTACAATTTTTAAATCCGGGGCGAGGGATAATGCTCTTTGTAATAATATTCGGGTACTAGCAGGATCAGGAAGGGCGATCGCTAAGGCTAAAGCGCGTTCTAAATGAACTTTTTCTAAGACTAATTCTGAATCTGCATCGCCAAAAATATAAGGAATTTGTTGCAATCTTAATTTTTGAATTGCTGCTTCGCTATTTTCAATGACTAATACCGTTTGTCCCTGATTTCTTAACATATTCACTAACACTTGTCCGACCCGTCCATACCCGGCTACAACCACATGATTTTGTAAGGTTTCGGGAAGGGCGATCGCTTTAACATCTCGAAATTTCTTTAAATAATTACCAATTCCGGGTAAAGTGGCGATTTTATCCGCTAACTGAGGCGCAGCTTTTAATAATACCGGAGTTAAGACTAATGTAATTGCCGTTGTTCCAATAATTAACAAATATTTTTTCTCTCCTAAAATCCCTAAATCTAAGCCTTCTTGAGCTAAAACAAAGGAAAATTCCCCAATTTGATTTAATCCTAAACTCGCAATAATAGCGGTTTTAAAGGAATAGCCAAACCCTAAAATAATCGGGGCTACAATTAATGCTTTTCCTAACATTACCGTTAATACTAAAGCAATAATTAGAGCAAAATTATTAAAAATAACCAAGGGTTCAATTAACATTCCAATGGAAACAAAAAATAAACTC
This genomic window contains:
- a CDS encoding Uma2 family endonuclease; this encodes MIVGKRSLKPKNLVTILLKSKRSLINNTLMSPIQTQLLTDTWVTATWEEYLAALDNPAYANARGYYFNGRMRLEMSPLGNPHSRDHATIIAALYLFAALRNIDLDAHDNCTYRKTGFNEAQPDASFYIADNAEIIPWETPIIDLDQFLSPDLVIEVAYSSLADDKGEKRLLYESLGVQEYWIIDVQAVKVIAFEVKNQGSYRIKKSHVLPGLQMGILEEAFRRSRQTNHGKVSAWLLSQFQG
- a CDS encoding Uma2 family endonuclease — protein: MSPIQTLLLTDTWVTATWEEYLAALDNPAYSNARGYYFNGRMRLEMSPLGNPHSRDHFIICLAIGLFASLRGIDLDGHDNCTYRKTGFNEAQPDASFYIGVNAEIIPWETTIIDLDQFPPPDLVIEVAYSSLADDQGEKRLLYESLGVQEYWIIDVQAVKIMAFKVENLGSYRIEQSQVLPGLEMGILEEAFRRSRQTNHGKVSAWLLSQFQG
- a CDS encoding cation:proton antiporter domain-containing protein, whose amino-acid sequence is MATEPKFILDLVTALGSATVGGFLANRLRQPVLLGYLLSGLIIGPFGLKLIKDVPQIQSLAQVGVAFLLFALGVEFSIAELKRVKDIALKGSLLQIGLTTGVIALISLTLGWAKTPIEGIFLGFLLSLSSTAVVLKTLTERGETNTTHGQVMLAILIAQDLALGLMLAILPALSESGSALGIALLQAGLKGVIFIAFAIFAGIWLVPPLMKTIAATESSELFLLAVIAFCLGVALLTDALGLSIEMGAFIAGLMIAEIDYSDQALAKILPLRDTFASLFFVSIGMLIEPLVIFNNFALIIALVLTVMLGKALIVAPIILGFGYSFKTAIIASLGLNQIGEFSFVLAQEGLDLGILGEKKYLLIIGTTAITLVLTPVLLKAAPQLADKIATLPGIGNYLKKFRDVKAIALPETLQNHVVVAGYGRVGQVLVNMLRNQGQTVLVIENSEAAIQKLRLQQIPYIFGDADSELVLEKVHLERALALAIALPDPASTRILLQRALSLAPDLKIVVRAHENTEVEILAQLGAWEVVQPEFEAALEIGANVLAVLGKNTDIIQSVIRSIRTGRYRSVLPEKVTNLELRALQEVRENLNTNWVGIHPDSPLVGLTLAKANIRHLTGVTIMEIERENEKLNYPTADTQFQVNDRVLAVGSKDEIDLFKTLMGQASWLSRETIRWVPLEETSPLVGLLLTPEELTDNSTGIIAIRRQGNLYKSVNKSLKLKEGDVLLLQTSLEEVEKFMQERSVSSV
- a CDS encoding DUF433 domain-containing protein, whose product is MIQSLIQLHDYFHVLASDDIRIKGTRISIEQILYEYLYNHQSPEEIQKHFTTVTLEQIYATILYYFRNQEQVSDYLENWLTATNQAEAEHDQNPPTVVKRLLKLKAEQEVYSNPK